The Silene latifolia isolate original U9 population chromosome Y, ASM4854445v1, whole genome shotgun sequence sequence GATTCATTTACAATTAATACAAGTATACTTTTCAAGCAGGTGGAGCGGGTCAGATTATGGGGCGGCTTAGAATACGAGTCGGGTAAATGTCAGAATATGGGCCAAATAAAAGTTTCGGGTTCAAGTAATGTGGTAGGATAAGATGCTTAAATTCAAAGGAATATTGGGAAAATAAAAATGGTATAGAGAGGGTATTGTCATCCTTCTTTTAATTCGAAGTGTACTTTAAACCGAATTCTTAGTTGTTCGTATATCATATAAATCATATAAATGTTAGGTATATACGAAGCATAGTCGAAATAATATGTTAATATTAACATTATAATATTAAAATTATcttaaaattaaaaatataaaatcaGACCTGTATATTTTACACGGAGTTAAGACTAATTTCTaaattgcacgggtttaaaactaatatatatatatatatatatatatatatatatatatatatatatagagagagagagagagagagaggcgggatccggtgagaacgatcactcggtgcaaacggtgagaacgacctacaATAGTAGGATTTTAAACAAAAAATAACACGGAAACCTCGAAAATCCTACGCGCGACTAACCTTactgttttgacaaaaaaaaatccaaaattctctttctctctctactttCCAAaacttttcccccaaatcaaaacaaatatttCCGCGAAGAACTAGAAAATTCCGCGAAATCCTTAAAACTACAGCCGCCAAAAATCGACGAAATTGATCATAATCAATGGCGTTGATCATCTAATTGATGTACTGTTATAATATTTTTCTGATTGAATTGGTGTGATTGATGCATGAACAATCGATTTTTGTGATTTCGATTGGCATTCCAGAATTATTTCAATCGTAGAAAATTATGGATGTTGAAGGTTCTAGCGATTTAGGGGAACATACTGATGCGATTGTTCCAGCTGTTAGCAATGATATCGTGCGTCATCATCATCTCATCTAGGTAAGTACATCCGCAAATCAGTTGATATAGCCTTTTTTATAAATCGTTTCAATAAAATCGTCTGATTGATGTATCTATTGATAATTTTGATGCGTATTCAtactaatttaaacatagatAGACAAATTATTACGATTGCTTCTCATGTATCGTTATCCTGGTTGATATCATAAATTGATGAGTCCGACGGATATGAACAGTTGTCTTACGCCAGAGTTGGTGTATGTGATATGCAGCTTGTTTTAGAGTTGATTATTACACTTGCTGATCATATTTCTTATGCACGCTATACAGTATTCTGTTTAGTTCAATAGCATGTATATTAGTATAATTGATGTAATTGCCTTATATGAAAAACGTGCCTGACAGAAGAACGAAACCGCCCTTTATAGACCAACGTTTATGAAAGACATGTATATTAGTATAGTTGATGCGTTTGTGTTTTTGTCACAGCGTATCTAGAATTATAATTAAGGGATATACCGATTCGTGTCATAATAAACATTTGACTTTCTGCCTGTGACAAAATTATAAGACATGATTGATGTATCTTGACGTCTACGTTAAGTagacaagtaataaaaaaatacGAAATTTTGCGTTCGTGCACAACTTTCGAGATAATTTCGTGGGTTTTTGTTTTCGAATTGATTTCGTGCTTTTGACTAAAATAGCGTGCACGAAAATTATATTTGTTGTGCATTAGTTATTTGAGCTTCACGCTTATACCCTTATTGTTCTCTCGTGTAGCGTGCATAGATGCGGGCTCACCAATCATTGAGACAAACCCGAAGGAAAGAATACCCGTATGTGCGCTTAATTGAAGCCTTTGTTTTGGGTATGATCTTTGATAAACTAGATGATGGGCTAGATTTCTATAAGGCTTATGCTACTAACTCCGGTTTTAAAATGAGAAAGTCGACGCAACGAAACGTGGATGGGGTTGTCATGACTAAGTACTGTGTGTGCAGTAAAGCTGGAGAAAGTAAGCCTAGAGGGAAGGTAAAAAAGAGACAAAGAACTACAATTTTATGTAATGCAAAAATTTTTTTCCGTAGAAATGAAAAAGGTCAATATGTGATTGTTGACTTTCATGAAGGACATACCCATCTCCTCTCAACACCAAACACCGTGGTGCATTTGACTGAGTCACGAGAATTAACCCTTATACATAAATCCATGATTGTTGAGAATTCTAAGGTGAATAAAGGGCCTGTGCAAAGCTTTAGGATGTTCAAAGAATACGTGAAAGGGTATCAAAATGTCGGGGCATCACTTGAGGACTTCAAAAATTTTTGGAGGGATGtgaaaaaatttattaaagggtATGACGCGCAAATGATGATTGAAAATTTCATGCACAAAAAAGCCATGTGTAGTTCGTACTACTTTGATTTTGATGTTGACGATCGTGGTCGACTATCTAGGGTTTGTTGGTTTGACCCTATAGCTATAAAGAATTACAGTCTTTTTGGTGATATGACGTCTTTTGACACGACGTTTAATATGAACACGTATAAAATGATATTTGCACCTTTCACGGGGGTTGACCATCACAAGAAATGCGTGTCATTTGGAGCAGGACTTATAAGGAAAGTGACTGATGAGGATTTTGTATGGTTGTTTCAGAATTTTCTAAGTGCAATGAGCAATAAGTATCCCGTATGCATAATTACTGATCAAGATAGGGGCATAAGATCAGGGGTTAAAACAGTGTTCGGGGACAAAACTCAGcacagatattgcatgtggcatatcatgaaaaAGCTGCCAGACAAGATCGGAACTACGCTATATCGGGAAACTAACTTCATGAAAGAGTTGTGCTCCTGTGTTTGGGCAGAAGATATCGAACCGTCTGAGTTTGAGGAACGGTGGTGCTCAGTTATATCTTCATACGGGCTGACCGGCAATAAATGGTTAGATACCATGTTTGACAAAAGGGCTTATTGGATTCCAGCATatttcagggatttatttatgggTGGACTAATGAGAACCACGTCAGTGTCCGAGTCGAGAATAGCTTTTTCGGAAATTTCATGAACCCACACTTAACTTTGGTTGAGTTTCTTATGAGGTATGAAAGTGCTATGGACGCTCAGCGATGGAAACAATCCAAATTAATAGCCGAGTCAAAAACTCCTTCCCGATCTAGAAACGCCTCACCCGTTGGAAAACACGCTCGAGTTCTACACCCGGTGATGTTTTTCGAATTTAAAACGAGTGGGTGGTGCTTGTTTCACTTGTGGTGTTAAAATGTTAGGGGTTACTACCAGTGACAGCATCCCCATTATTGATCGTGAAAAAGACAAGGTTTACTATGTTAACTTTATCTCCGACGACATGAAAGTGAATCGCACTGTAAAAAGTTCGAGAGACATGGAATTTTGTGCCGTCATGCGCTTTACGTGTTGAAAGAACAAGGCCTTGACAATGTTCCGTAAAGATCATTAAGTAGGTGGAGCAAATTGGCAACATGTCACCGATTTGTAATAATGTGCCACATACTTTAATTGAAGATTGTAACTCATTAGATGTTAGACGGCACAAAATTGGTACCTTATGGTCCGAGGTGTTCTCGTGTGTGACGCTCATTGAACAAAAACCCGAGTATGTTGATGAATTGTGGGCATTCGAAAGGTTTTAAAGACAAGATAAGCGCACAAACCAGTCTGACGAGaatgtagtagtagtagtaacacGGGTGATAGGTGAGAAAGAAAAATAGGGAACTTGAGATGCTCTTAGGAACAAAAATACCAAAGGAAGTGGTTGTCTTACCTCCTATTCAGTCAAAAACAAAAGGGCGGAAAAAGAATGATGTCCCAAAAGGAACAAGCtacaaaaaagaagaagaaagcggCAGGAAATGCAATGCTTGCGGAGAATTAGGATTCCATGATAGTCGGAATTGTCCTGGGAGAGTATGATTCTATGATACTGTACGCTAATAATTTTGGTGCATTCATTATTAGAGAATACTGATGGACGATTGAATTTGTTTAGTTGGTACATAATTAAGGAATAGTATTGTTGGATCTAATCAAATTTATAACCTTTAATGTTTTATAGCCTTTTTTCGTTTCAGGAATGAACAACAAAAAGAGTTGCGGAtcacatacacaaatataatgaATAATGGCAGGAGGATTTGAGACTTCATTTTTTGAGCTGATTTTGAGACTTCATTTCTTGAGCTGTTATATGAGATTATTGAacattttttattttgatttttgttatgATTTATGAGCGTAACTTCAAAAAGTATTATATGTGTATCTGTCAAGGCTTAAAGTGTATCTATCGGAGTTGTGAATGGAAACTATACATATTAACCTATACAATACATGGATGATCATTAATAGGTTTTGATAGGAAGAGTTATTGTGTATCTTTGTTATAGCTATGATGAATTGATAAACATGAACTGACAGCTAGTTTCCATTAACTGAAAATTTCAGTTGTGTGAGAATAAAAGCGCGTGTATATTAACACAATTGTTGCAGCTCTTTTACATTAGAAGCGTACCTGACAGTATTATATATGAAAATAAATAGCGTAAACGATGAACTTACATGTCAAAGTTCAATAGattgacaaaattaatattgGGGACGTCTAATTTTCCAACGACAAAAATGGATACACTTATTGGTGAGTTTGAGTGGAAACTTAAAAAAGCATATATGTTAACATGATTGCTGCACATGTTTTACGTGAAAAGCGTATCTACTAGTATTCTGAGTAGATAAAAACCCGTGAGTTAATAAACGATGATTCGAAGTTGAGTATGCAAATGATTTTGACGTATCTGAAAATATAATTGGTGTGTGTCAGTGATAAGATGGCGTAACTAGTAACATAATTCCCGCTACAAGTTATAAGCCAGAGTTACACCTTTTTTATCTCCAAAAACTTTTTGAAACATAaccatcaactaaaacaaaacagAATGTGTAACCATTCTTGCACACGCCAACTCAATAAAGATGGATTATCCAAAATGATGTCTATCAAATTGGCATAAAAGTCTGTCACTTGGCACAACTATTGAACAAAAGATCAGATTACATTTTTTCATTAGACCTCTACATAAACATTAAACACGAAAAAGACAGTCAAAATGAGGGACCATGCCCTAGCATTACACGTTGCCGAGTTTAGAACATCGGAGCATTCGTGGGAATATATTCTAGACAATTATGCCATACAACAAATAACATAAACTGGTGTTTAATGGACATAGCGGTTGAATAGGCTCAGTTTGCCTTTACATGACACAACAAAATACCAAGTCCTATTTTACGCCATTACGCCTTCCATAAAATGAACCACACATACTCCTTGGTTGATTGCTAGTAGCCACACATCTTCCGAACAAACACTTGTCGTCCATTAAAACATCTGCATGTCAAACACAATAATTAAAATCTAATAACCCGTAATTTAAATGGTTGTTTTAAGGTAAAACTAGAAATGAGGGTAACAAATAAAGGAAACCAATGTAAGACCTCTCTCTGATTTTCTTGCCATCGTAACAAGCTTAACGCAACTGCCCTTCGGAATGAAGGCAAACCCTTGAAATTGCTCGCAACTGTCCACAAGGATCGGTCACGCCACCTCCAACCATTTCAAGTACATAGACACCACAATCGTGTCTTCACAAGCATAGCGACAATAATTAACATTAAAGGCTGACTTGAACGGAAATAACTGATGATAACGATAGTggaaaggagtaagaatgatGAACTTACATGTTTGTCTGTTGAGGAACATTAAGAGTCTCAAATGGAAAGAGGGGAACACCTACAAAGTGTTTGTACCCTTTGGAACGGCATAAAATCGTAGTGACATTGCTAACCTGAAAAAGGAGAATAAAAAAGATAGAAACTAATGGTATGTACTATATATGGAGAAAACAGTGAGTTTAAGATAGAAACTAATGATAGTCAAAAAGATAGAAACTAATGATATGTACCACGTCCGCAGCGATCTCTGTGTCAGGCCGAATATCCTTGGAACGTAGTGAGTTTAAGATATAGTTCTTCTTCTCTTCCATATCACACACGATGAGAAACCAGTGGCTATCTTCTATAATGGGTATAAACATCTGAAAGCCAAAATAAAAATTCGTGTAAGATGAATAAAACCATGGGTTATATTCAAATAGACAAAATGCAGTTTTTAGATATCCAAAGAAAACAAATAGTG is a genomic window containing:
- the LOC141629752 gene encoding protein FAR1-RELATED SEQUENCE 5-like, whose amino-acid sequence is MRAHQSLRQTRRKEYPYVRLIEAFVLGMIFDKLDDGLDFYKAYATNSGFKMRKSTQRNVDGVVMTKYCVCSKAGESKPRGKVKKRQRTTILCNAKIFFRRNEKGQYVIVDFHEGHTHLLSTPNTVVHLTESRELTLIHKSMIVENSKVNKGPVQSFRMFKEYVKGYQNVGASLEDFKNFWRDVKKFIKGYDAQMMIENFMHKKAMCSSYYFDFDVDDRGRLSRVCWFDPIAIKNYSLFGDMTSFDTTFNMNTYKMIFAPFTGVDHHKKCVSFGAGLIRKVTDEDFVWLFQNFLSAMSNKYPVCIITDQDRGIRSGVKTVFGDKTQHRYCMWHIMKKLPDKIGTTLYRETNFMKELCSCVWAEDIEPSEFEERWCSVISSYGLTGNKWLDTMFDKRAYWIPAYFRDLFMGGLMRTTSVSESRIAFSEIS